The following proteins are encoded in a genomic region of Sulfurovum indicum:
- a CDS encoding pseudouridine synthase, whose product MRLNKYIAHNTKYSRRDADKLIEDGEVTLNKRPIKEFGYEVQPGDRIFVKGRLVKEKGNEVTVIVYNKPKGVLVTKKDDRGRATIYHKLPGKFRHFIPVGRLDYASEGLLLLTDNVEVATALMESKLDRTYNIKIDKPLTQEMVSAMQEGLVLDDARAGAHEKSKIYSMEFAPFISFDIRSEGKSYTKLRVTINEGKNRELRRFFGHFNAKVLDLKRVAFGGIELNNLPTNKTRFFTKKEYDDLHAFLKQRKKAQKKERAKQKETPEA is encoded by the coding sequence ATGAGACTGAACAAATATATTGCACACAATACCAAGTACTCCAGACGTGATGCGGATAAACTGATAGAAGACGGAGAGGTCACACTCAACAAACGGCCCATTAAAGAGTTCGGATATGAGGTACAGCCCGGAGACCGTATCTTTGTGAAAGGACGGTTGGTCAAAGAGAAAGGCAATGAGGTGACTGTCATTGTCTACAACAAGCCCAAGGGAGTACTTGTCACAAAAAAAGATGACAGAGGACGCGCCACAATCTACCATAAGCTTCCGGGAAAATTCAGACACTTTATCCCTGTAGGAAGGCTCGACTATGCCTCGGAGGGCCTTTTACTCCTGACAGACAATGTTGAAGTTGCTACAGCACTCATGGAAAGCAAGCTTGACCGTACATACAACATAAAGATAGACAAACCCCTTACCCAGGAGATGGTCAGCGCCATGCAGGAGGGGCTGGTACTCGATGATGCGCGTGCCGGGGCCCACGAGAAGAGCAAAATCTACAGTATGGAATTCGCCCCGTTTATCAGCTTTGATATACGTTCGGAGGGGAAAAGCTACACCAAACTTCGTGTGACCATCAATGAAGGGAAAAACCGTGAACTTCGACGTTTTTTTGGTCACTTCAATGCCAAGGTACTTGACCTCAAACGTGTAGCCTTCGGCGGTATCGAGCTAAACAATCTCCCTACCAATAAAACACGCTTCTTTACAAAAAAAGAATATGATGACCTTCATGCTTTCCTCAAACAGAGAAAAAAGGCTCAAAAAAAAGAGAGAGCCAAACAAAAAGAAACACCTGAAGCATAA
- a CDS encoding KpsF/GutQ family sugar-phosphate isomerase, translating to MDLIQIAKETLQIEIEALEKMTERLDQNFLDAVSLILNTKGKLIITGVGKSGLVGAKIAATFASTGTSSFFLHPTEALHGDLGMIGKEDTLLAISSSGESEELTKILPHIKRFEIPLIGLTGNKDSSLGRYADVWLNISVEKEACPLNTAPTASTTLTMALGDALAVALMKERGFEKEDFASFHPGGSLGKRLFIKIKDLMRTEDLPIIDEQTPLKEAIVVMSEGKLGNVLIINDQKKLTALLSDGDLRRALMQESFSMDEPAFTYATKAPKCYHNTELLASEALEIIENDRIQLLPITTEEKKIIGVLHIHDLVNAGIKSK from the coding sequence ATGGATCTCATTCAAATCGCAAAAGAGACATTACAGATTGAAATAGAAGCCCTTGAAAAAATGACAGAGCGACTTGACCAGAATTTTCTGGATGCCGTATCACTCATTTTGAACACGAAAGGCAAACTTATCATTACCGGTGTAGGCAAATCAGGACTTGTCGGTGCAAAAATAGCGGCAACCTTTGCCTCTACAGGAACCTCCAGTTTCTTTCTTCATCCTACCGAAGCACTCCACGGTGACCTTGGTATGATAGGCAAAGAGGATACTCTGCTTGCCATCAGCAGCAGCGGAGAGAGTGAAGAACTTACCAAAATACTTCCTCATATCAAACGTTTCGAGATACCTCTTATCGGACTGACGGGGAACAAAGACTCTTCTCTGGGACGCTATGCCGATGTCTGGCTGAATATCTCTGTTGAGAAAGAGGCCTGCCCTCTCAATACAGCTCCTACAGCTTCTACTACGTTGACAATGGCCCTGGGAGATGCTTTGGCCGTTGCCCTTATGAAAGAACGCGGTTTTGAAAAAGAGGATTTTGCCTCTTTCCATCCGGGCGGTTCACTGGGGAAGAGACTCTTTATCAAGATCAAAGACCTGATGCGTACAGAGGATCTTCCCATCATTGATGAACAGACACCTCTGAAAGAGGCGATCGTCGTGATGAGTGAAGGGAAACTGGGGAATGTCCTTATCATTAATGATCAAAAAAAGCTGACAGCCCTATTGAGTGACGGAGACCTCAGACGGGCACTCATGCAGGAGAGCTTCAGTATGGATGAGCCTGCATTCACCTATGCCACCAAAGCACCAAAATGCTACCACAATACAGAACTCCTTGCCAGTGAAGCACTGGAGATCATAGAAAATGACCGCATACAGCTTCTTCCCATCACCACAGAAGAGAAAAAGATCATCGGCGTATTACACATACACGACCTGGTCAATGCAGGTATCAAAAGCAAATAA